ATCAATCCGCGCCCCGGTACCGACCAGCGTGGGCGTCTGCGAGTCCTTCCCCGCATCGATCCAGCGGTCCATCAGCTTTTCCATCTCCGGATCATCCGGGTCGGTATTGAAATCACCGCACCAAATTACTGGTTGGATGCTGTTTTCCAGCGACTTATCAACGGCGGCCAACTGCACATCCCGGTTCAGGGGCGATTTGTCGTCGAGCTGTGAATTGCAAAACCGGATTGTCTTCTCGTTTGGCAATTCCACATACGCGCACAACAACGCCCGGGGCTCAGTTTTGTCCGGATTGGGCAACATTGCTTTCTGACTGGCAATGATAGGATACTTTGATAATATAGCTATCCCGTACTTACCTCCTTGAAAATCGATGGTTTTCCCATAAAGTGGGTACATGGACGTCAGCCGGGACAACTGGTTGAGGTGGTCGAATCTGCGGCTGCGGGTAGTGGTGCTGTCAACTTCCTGCAAAGCGACCAGATCCGGGCTATACTCCCGGATTAACCGCCCGATCTGTACAATGGTATTTTGCTCCCTTTCGTTGGCACCGTGGTGGATGTTGTACGTTAAAACCGTAATCGTCGATTGAGCAATTGCTTCCCGAAAAAAGACACAAAAAACCGCAACGAGCAATAGACAAATTCGCATGGATTGGTCAGGTTGGTTCCCGCCAAAAATACGCACAAATCCTGTTTCCGGCAGCCGTTGGTGCCCGGCAGGTTATTAAAGCCGGAAAATGTTATCCAAAAGGAGCCATTTTTCGCCCGGTTTGGCCATCGGCAGTGCCTGCTGATAGGTCCACATGAGGTTCTCCCACTCCTGCACGTTGGGGTTGCTGGCGTCCA
This Larkinella insperata DNA region includes the following protein-coding sequences:
- a CDS encoding endonuclease/exonuclease/phosphatase family protein; this translates as MRICLLLVAVFCVFFREAIAQSTITVLTYNIHHGANEREQNTIVQIGRLIREYSPDLVALQEVDSTTTRSRRFDHLNQLSRLTSMYPLYGKTIDFQGGKYGIAILSKYPIIASQKAMLPNPDKTEPRALLCAYVELPNEKTIRFCNSQLDDKSPLNRDVQLAAVDKSLENSIQPVIWCGDFNTDPDDPEMEKLMDRWIDAGKDSQTPTLVGTGARIDYILSLKQSELQLIRYRVLNVPKYSDHLPVLATYRFRNPKK